The following is a genomic window from Bacteroidia bacterium.
TGGACTTCCCGCCGGAGTTTACCATCTCGTCGCGAACAACGGCGGCAATATTGCGACCAGACCTCTCATCATTGTTCGATGAGCGCAGGAAATGAATTCCCGGTTCGTACCAACGACAACTGAATTGATGAACTTCCCGGTCAAAGACAGAAATCGGAGATTCGAAATGCAGAAGCATATATTCCACGCTATCATAGTATTTGCGGTAGTCTCATTTCTAGCCGCACCCCGTTGCGCTTCGCAGAGCAACACCACGCCCGAAGTGGAGCTCGACGGCTTCCGTCTGAAACTTTCGGTAAGTGATCTGGAGATTCTGACAGGGGAGCAGTTCTCCTACCACATTGATTTTACAATTCCTGGAGGAGCGTCGGGTGTCAAAATTGCATTGCAGATCCCGTCGGGTTTGGAATTCATCGGTCTTACATACGATCAGGCCGCCTCGGGGAATCCGGCTACTGAGCCTCCATCACTGCCTCCGGTCTACCACCCTTTCAACGGTGATCTGGGAATTGATTGGGGCTCAGCGGTTTTCGCGCAACCCTTGACAGGCCTCTTCACCGTGAGCGTTCGTTACGCGACAGGCAGCACATGCCCGGGTCCGAATAACGCGGTGAATTGTTTTGCACATCTTCACGGTGTGATTGACAATCAGGCGACGGATTTAAGTACCGATATATTGGGGACAGCACCCCTGATCGTTCCCAATCCGTGGAACATCAGTAAAGTCGTACTGGGTGCATCAACCGATGCAGATTTTCCCGGATGTGAGCAAGGTGTGAGCGGAAAAGTCGTCAGATATAGATGGCGACTTGCGCAAAACGACGGCACGACAGGTCAATTGGACCTGACTAATATAATAGTTACAGACGATCTGGGGCAGTATGCTGAAAGCGTAGACCTTGTCAACACTTACGACGCATCATCATCAATTGCAAGTGTAACACAAACCAACAATCCTAACCTAACGCTAACCTGGTCGGTTAACCCGCTTGCAGCCAACGGCAGCAGTGAAGCATGGGTCATCTACGAAGTTACATATGCACCTGGGGCTACCTCTCCGCAGAAAAACAAGGTCGAATTTGAAGGCAACCTCGGTTCATCCACGTCAAACTGCGGTCAACTCACTGGCGAAAGTAACGAGACCTGCGTGCGCTTGGAACGACCGGGCGCTGGATTTATTGATAAGGGCGTATATACGCAGGGGCAACCCGGATGCAGCGGATTTTATCGGATCCTGTTCGTGAATAATACTGGGTACCCCATACCCGCAGATCAATTGGTGATTCATGATCCGTTCGCAGTTGACCTTGAAAATTTTGGCCCCGTGGATTTAAATTCTTACGCGTTCACAAAGTTTTTAATTACACATTCTCCTACAGATATCGAGCCATGGCTAACGCTAACAAATTACGTTGAAATACCAGAAATCAATCCATCTGAGGGATATATCATCACGGTCCCTTTCATGATCAAAATTGGCGTTTCACCTGGTACGCTAGTGGAGAACAAGGTTACGGCAACAAACGGGGCAGATCAATCCTCCGCGTATGTAAAATTCAAAGTCAAGAGCGACAAGCCAATATTGTGCCTCAAGAAAGCGGTCTGCGGCGAACAGCCCGAGTATCACCCGGGCGATGTGCTGCGCTTCAGGATTGGAATCCGCAATATCGGATCTACAGTTTTACTAGGCGCATCCATCACGGATGTCCTGGATCAGAATCTGGAGTACCTCGGCAACGAATCATTTTACTCTACGACCAACTGGGATGAGGCTTGCTCTCCGACAGGGCCTGTTAATTCTTGGGCCCCGCCCTTCAGTGTTGTCGGAAATCAACTCGAAATAGGAGCATTCGACCTGGATGCCTCGTGTCAGGATGTGTTCCTGAATATGTGCGACGGCTATGGGAGTGATATCACGACTGTCCCATGCCATTTTATGGAATTCGATGCGCAAGTTAAGGAAGACGCGGCCGTCGGGAACATCCCCAATTTCTTCACGGTCAATGCCACTAATCTAGATCCTGACGAAACATCAAATACCGTGTTGGTCAATGTGGTTGGGACGGCAAGCTTCACTACAGAAACCTCATTCAATGTTCAGAATGTGCTTCCCGGGAGCGCTCCCATCAAGACGCTTCGCTTTGAGAAAGGAGCGGGCACAAAAGTCGCTCTCAGGCACCTGACCATGGTGGATTTGTTGCCTCGCTCGTCAAGTCCTGATGATTACTTTATTGATGCGCCTTGCACCGCTCCGGGAAGAGGCAGCAGTACCGATCTCAGCTACCAATCCACAGTTCAGGTGACGCAGGACGGCCAGTCAGCTTTCCCCGAGCCGTGTTACGACGACGCGGCAACAGGTGTGAGTATAATTCCTCTGGCGCCAAACTCCGGGAGCTACCCGAATTATCCGTCCCAAATGTTTACGACGGACTGCTTCTCGATGATTTCGCCGAATTGGACATGGGGAAACATTTTGGCTGGTGTTCGGAATGTAGGTTGGTATTTTCCCGCTCCGCTATTACCCTCGTCTACGAATGTGCAGGTTGATTTCGTTACTGGTGTATCTCCTAATGCAATGGCTGGCGATGTAGCGTGCAACACTTTCATCGCAAACGCCGCAGTAAGACGGCTTTACAACAGCACTACGACAGTTGATGAACCCATGTGCCAGCAGGAGTCAGCACCGGCCTGTGTCACGGTGGAAGGGCCGCCACCGACGAACTGCTGTGATCAGACGACGTTCCCGAGGAGCGCAAGTGTGATGGAAACTGTTTTCGGTGCTGGAAATATGGTCTTGCCGCCACGGATGCGCATAAAACTCCACGTGCAATCAGACAAACCGGTCACCCGCTTCTCCGTGGTCAACGACAGAACCTGGGTAACCGACGGACCGTCAGCAGCGACCGAGCAGGATGTATCGGGTTTCTTCATCTCCGCGCAAGGCAATTCTTCCGGATCGGGAACCTGGCTTTTGTCACAATCCAGCCAGGCAAATCCGTTGGTCTGCGAGCCGGATGGCGCTAACGCGACCGGGTTGCCCGACCTGCGCGTGTATGCCCCGATGCCGCCTCCTTCGCCGTACAATATTGGCGGACCGCGCGAGGTTGTATGGAACGGCGAATCCGTATCGGGCTTCGACTGTGCCCAGGATCCGATATGCCTGATGGTCAACGGTCTGGACCTGTTCGTGATTCTGGCATGGCGCGCCGATGAGTATGCGGGCCTCGCGGATCCCTACCTGCATTTCCGTTTCCGCTGCGAGTTCACCAACTCCGAGTGCGTAACCTGCACGGAATTCGTCTATCAAGCCGTTCGGCTTAACGATGTGTTGCCGCAGGGCACGACGAACGGAGGGCCTTCGATCAACGCGTCGATCATTATGACAAACGCGAATTCGGGCACTCTGAAAATGTCGATACCGAAATTCTCAGCGGCAGGAGACGACGTTCATATCAATCAACTGGAATTCGAGTCCGCTGCGGATGTCGCGCTTGTCTCAATGAAAGATCTCGGGTCGGGAGCAGTGGCAGTTATAACCGGCGGGAAAGCCACCTTGCCCGTGTCGCTCGGGGAAAATACGACAGCTTCGTACACAGTGGAATTCGATAACATTCCGGCGAAAACGCCACTACTCAACCATCTTGTCCTTCGGGGATCGGTTGCGAATGTACCACCACTTCCGGCTGATTTCGTCCTGCACGAACAGGACGTCGTTGCGCACGTCCGGTTGGAGACCAAAATGGATTCGGTAATGGTCACCACCGATACATGCAAACACATCAACACGTATGCACTTTCCTTCAAAAACTCCAACCAGCGAGGAGAGGAAGCGGCCACGGTTATTCTTGAGAATCCGGTGGGAGCTAAAATGCTCGCCCTCGGACCTCCTTCATTCCTGACAGATTCCAGCAGTGTTCTGCTCTACTGGTGGCTGAAGAAGGACGAGAGCGGAGCGGCCTTGTTGAATACGGATCCCAGGAACCTTTACAGTGATCTGACCAATTACAATCCACCTGCATCCGATACAGCGCACTTCTCTGGTTACGGAGGTCGGATCTACCTGACCGTTTGCGAAAACAGGCCCGGAGAAAGCAGCGTACGCTTCACATCACTCACAGCCGGAGGCGACACAATCACCCGAGGTCAGTGCAACCTCCTTAATCCTATGCCCGGTTATGCTACCGGTGGCGGTGGATGGGGTGTTTCGAAGTCGGTGCCGAGCGAGACCCTGCTGATGAAGGTCGCTCCGGCAAATGAGTTTACGGGCGCAATGAATGCACAGCTATCATCGTCGACGGGATGTCCTTCTGCCACTCTCACACTTGTAACACATGACGGTAGAGAAATCCTGCGACTGCTGGATCGAAGAAATCTGCCTGCTGGAGAACACATCATTGCGTTCGATATTCGTGAACTCGACAGAGGAGAATACAAACTGCTTCTGGAAGGTGCTTGCGGCAGTAAGGAAGTACTGATACTTGTACAGTAGTGGATGATTATATACACGTGTCGATCATGCGACGCACTTCGCGAATAGTGACTCAATGTACTATTTGTATTCGTCTCGTTAGGTACTGTTGTGATCAGCGATATCTGTGAAAAAATTGAGCGCGTGCACGTGACGAGAATGTGAACTGATTTACGTTTACGTCTATATTGTCCTTCGATCGCACACAGCCGTCTCAAGACTCCCAAATACCCTGGGCCGCGACACGTATCTTGGAGTGAGATTGTACGTCATTTGGTCGCCGATGGTGAACTCATCGGGATGCCTTACGGATAACGAAGATTGCTCATCTACCCACACTCATTCCAACAAATCCGGACTACCCCCATGAAGCACCTAAGCATACTATTACTCCTATTCGCCTTCTCGGTCTCCGCACTACTCGCACAGCCGGACAGACGGCCAACTCGCTCCATCGGCAACGATTACAGCATTCGCGCCGGCGGTACGGAACGCGCGGTGCTCACCGCGCAAGGACAATTCGGGCTGAATGTCAATCCGCCGACGAAGTATGTTGACCTGCGTTTCATGGACCAAACACGATATCATCAGAATAAATGGGGCATGGAAGGCATGCTGCTGTACAACAACTGGAACACGACAACGACGGGTCACGGCGCTGCTATTACTCTCGCCGCTATCGGTGGACAAGGAGCGCACATGGCCCGGGCAATGATATCCGGTCAGGTCGTAGACGCAGACCGCATGGATATTGTATTCCAGAATGAGTTCGGGGCACCGGACCTCATGCGCGAATCCATGCGCATCACTTCGGAAGGATTCGTTGGCATCGGTATCACCCAGTCCCGACCAGCCAGAACGCTGCATACGGCGGGCACCATACGCTTCAGTGCGCTTGAATATGGCACCGGCGATGTGCTGGTTGTCGATGACAATGGCGACGTGTTCAGAAGTCAGGCCGGACAGGCGAGAGAAGGACGAAGAGAACCTCGCGCGAGCAGCAATGAGATTGAGATTCTCGAAAGAAGGATTCGACTTCTTGAGGCAGATGTCATCGAACTCCAGAAGGCGCTGCAGCGGCAAGAGCGGTAACGCTATCGCTCTCTACTTCCAACCATGCACTCGTATTGCGTTCATGATCGCAATCTGTAGTACATGACCGCAATCTGTAGTACATGACCGTTACGGTATCCATGCCGAAATTTCCGTCCGCACTCCGGATCACCAACGCGCCGTTCCGCCTCATGGTTTATCGTGGTTTTCGCATCATAAACAGCCCGCACATTCCACTTTCTGGAGATGCATAGATGAACACAAAACTCTTCAACGTGATGCTGCCGGTCCTGGCGCTGGCGCTTATGGCTGGATTTCCGCTCGCAGAGACGCACGCTCAGGAATGGGCATGGCTGAAAGGATCCGACGGCGTGGACTCTCCGGGTGTCTCCGGGATCAAGGGGGTAGAGTCGCCGGACAACACCCCCGGGTGCCGGAAACACGCCGCATCCTGGACCGACAAGGACGGAAATTTCTGGCTGTTCGGAGGCAGCGTGCCCGGAGGATCGCTGAACGACCTGTGGAAATTCAACATCCAGACGCGAAACTGGGTATGGATGAGCGGTTCTATCGCGATCAACCAGTATGGAACCTACGGAACATTCCGCGTGGAGGATGACGGCAATCAGCCCGGCAGCCGTGCCGCTCCCTCAGCATGGACGGACGAAGATGGAAATCTTTGGCTCTTCGGTGGTGTAGGTTACGGGGCAGTCGGGTTAGGGTGGTTGAACGATCTGTGGCGGTACAACATCGCGACCGGAAAATGGACGTGGATGAAGGGCGGCTCGCAGGTGTCGGTCCCTGCGGTGTTCGGCACACAGGGCGTCGAAGATCCGTCGAACAGACCTGGTGGAAAAGCCGAGGCGGCGTGTTGGACGGACCAGAACGGCGACCTGTGGCTGTTCGGAGGCCACGGGCATGTGCCGAACGCTTTCGGACCGATGAACGACCTCTGGAAGTACAGCATCGCGACTGGGAACTGGACATGGATCAAGGGCTCGGCCTGGGTTTGGCAATACAGCATCTACAACACGATCGGAGTCGAGTCGGCGTCAAGCACGCCCGGCAGGAGATGGGGATCCGCTTACTGGACTGATCCGGCCGGAAATCTCTGGCTTTTCGGAGGTCACGGTTCGGGGGAAGCGACGGACGGATATCTGAACGACCTGTGGAAATTCAACGTCGCGACTGGCAACTGGATCTGGATGCATGGTGCCAAGATAGCTGCTGAATATGGTGCATACGGAGTCAAGGGGATACCTGCTTCGACGAATTGCCCTGGTGCGAGATACCTCACCGCTTCGTGGAGCGATGGAGATGGAAATCTGTACCTCTTTGGTGGCCAGGGACATGCGGCTACGTTGATAGGATATATGAACGACATTTGGAAATATCACGTGGCTACTGGAGAATGGACCTGGATGTATGGATCCGATGGAACCGATCTGTTCGGTGTGTATGGATCGAAGGGCGTTGCATCTCCTTCGAACATCCCGGGATCGAGACGCTCCTGCCGGGTGTGGGGTGATGCATACGGACGCCCGTGGTTCTTTGGTGGAGAAGGATATTCCGCATCCTCCTTTGGCCAACTGAACGATTTCTGGGGTTACGCGCCTGTCGCGGTTTGTCGCGATGTCACCGTGCTTTCCGATCCGACGGGCTTTGCCATGGCGTCGGTCGACAACGGTTCCTACGATCCGGAAAACGATCCGATTGTCGTAACGCAACTACCGCCGGGTCCCTATCCGGTGGGTACGACAACGGTTACACTCGTTGTTACAGATTCGAAGAATGACTTGTCAACATGCGGCGCTTTCGTCACCGTGGTGGATATCCGCTGCGGTCAGAACAATAACAAAGTTCTTGTATGCCATGACGGCAACTCGCTGTGTATAAGTCCTCACGCTCTGCAGGCCCACCTGGATCACGGCGACACGCCCGGCCACTGTCCCGTTCAGAAGCATGGCGACCCAACGGCAGCCATTTCACCAGAAAGGCTATCGGTAAGAAATTATCCCAATCCGTTTGGGCCATCCTCAGCGGGAGGAACAGCCGGTACCGTAATCTCCTATGCTCTCGAAACCGGAGACGATGTGCGCCTCACCGTTCTGGATTCCTACGGTCGCGAAGTGGCAACGCTCGTTGAGGAAAAACAGGAAGCCGGTGTTTACAGCACGGAGTTTCGTCCGGCCAGTCTTCCATCAGGAATGTACAGGTACGCACTTCGCGTAGGCAACGTGCTCCGGACCGGAACCATGGTGTATTTGAAATAGCTGCTTCGACGACATCTCGATACGATACGGTTTGAGTCTTACGACCCGCACCGCAACGCAACTTCTCTCCGAATCCTCTTTTTTCACCGGTGTCCATAAATAAAGCGCGGGCCGAAACGCCCGCGCTTTCGATTTCATATGCGTCGCGAAAATTATTTCGTCACCACCACGCCGCGAGCCGTGCGCTGTCCGCCGCGATCGAGCACGAGGAGGTACGCGCCGGGACGAAGCCCCTGCGTGTCGAGCATGATCATGCTTTCACCGGCGGGATAATCACGGGCTTCGGTCAATATTGCTTCGCGGCCCAGAACGTCGAAGACCAGGAGGCGGCAGGGCGAGGGGGAGGGAAGGGTGAAGCGCACCGAGGCCGTTTGTCCGCTGACGAGGGGATGCGGAGAGGGTAGCGACAGCGAAACAGCGGTGGCTGCACCCTCAGCGCTCACATCAATCATCGCTGAATACGCAACACTCCCGTCCGTGTCGATCTGACGCAGGCGGTATTGCAGGGCGGCGGTTGAAGGCGCATCGTCGATCCATGAATACGAGTGCTCTGAATTGCTTCCCATCGATGCGGGGACGAATCCGTGTTGACGCCATGCGGTGCTGCCGGATTCGCGGCGCTCGACGAAGAAGCCGTGATTGTTCACCTCGTCGG
Proteins encoded in this region:
- a CDS encoding kelch motif-containing protein gives rise to the protein MNTKLFNVMLPVLALALMAGFPLAETHAQEWAWLKGSDGVDSPGVSGIKGVESPDNTPGCRKHAASWTDKDGNFWLFGGSVPGGSLNDLWKFNIQTRNWVWMSGSIAINQYGTYGTFRVEDDGNQPGSRAAPSAWTDEDGNLWLFGGVGYGAVGLGWLNDLWRYNIATGKWTWMKGGSQVSVPAVFGTQGVEDPSNRPGGKAEAACWTDQNGDLWLFGGHGHVPNAFGPMNDLWKYSIATGNWTWIKGSAWVWQYSIYNTIGVESASSTPGRRWGSAYWTDPAGNLWLFGGHGSGEATDGYLNDLWKFNVATGNWIWMHGAKIAAEYGAYGVKGIPASTNCPGARYLTASWSDGDGNLYLFGGQGHAATLIGYMNDIWKYHVATGEWTWMYGSDGTDLFGVYGSKGVASPSNIPGSRRSCRVWGDAYGRPWFFGGEGYSASSFGQLNDFWGYAPVAVCRDVTVLSDPTGFAMASVDNGSYDPENDPIVVTQLPPGPYPVGTTTVTLVVTDSKNDLSTCGAFVTVVDIRCGQNNNKVLVCHDGNSLCISPHALQAHLDHGDTPGHCPVQKHGDPTAAISPERLSVRNYPNPFGPSSAGGTAGTVISYALETGDDVRLTVLDSYGREVATLVEEKQEAGVYSTEFRPASLPSGMYRYALRVGNVLRTGTMVYLK